From one Nitrospira sp. MA-1 genomic stretch:
- a CDS encoding alpha-amylase family glycosyl hydrolase has product MKPRSSVFSSRPHPHLYEINTWVWLHDLSQKMNRTIRLGDVPDQEWDELQAKGFDCVWLMGLWERSPLGRRIARQHSDLQQDYAKALPDWQEYEVVGSPYAIRAYQPDPELGSWEQLKDVLRKLHDRGIKLVLDFVPNHTALDHEWTTRHPEYYVQGTSRDVTNFPSQFFPIDTSKGIRYLAHGKDPNSPAWTDTAQLDYFNPDTRKALIRELQHVAKYCDGVRCDMAMLVLNEVFAQTWENHVKGDVCPSGEFWTEAISLLPDCMWIAEVYWNREWELQQLGFQFTYDKILYDRLRHSTPHEVALHLQADTIFQSKLVRFLENHDEPRSAVAFGNVRLPAVGVLMATLPGMRLYHQGQLSGKRIRIPVQLCRAQDEPPDEATVAFYDRILAITNEDVFHAGKWAMLTVHSAGDDSFSNVVAYQWTTERVWKLIVVNLSPMVAQAHIRLNGESEIEPGTFPDYTMYDQFNDLSFEGSRKDLIKSGLYVRLDPFECHIFSMEDGVIKSAKRQS; this is encoded by the coding sequence ATGAAACCGCGATCTTCGGTTTTTTCATCTCGCCCGCATCCCCATCTTTATGAAATTAATACATGGGTGTGGTTGCACGACCTCTCTCAGAAAATGAACCGAACAATTCGCCTTGGCGACGTTCCGGATCAAGAATGGGATGAGCTTCAGGCAAAGGGGTTTGATTGCGTGTGGCTCATGGGCTTGTGGGAGCGCAGTCCTCTTGGCCGGCGGATCGCTAGACAACACTCCGATTTGCAACAGGACTATGCCAAAGCTCTTCCCGATTGGCAGGAATACGAGGTCGTGGGTTCCCCCTATGCTATTCGGGCGTATCAGCCTGATCCTGAGCTGGGGTCCTGGGAGCAATTGAAGGACGTATTAAGAAAACTGCATGACCGCGGAATCAAATTGGTTCTGGATTTTGTGCCCAATCATACCGCATTGGATCATGAGTGGACCACCAGACACCCGGAGTATTATGTTCAAGGAACTTCCAGGGATGTCACAAACTTCCCCTCGCAATTTTTTCCCATCGACACCTCAAAAGGCATTCGATATCTGGCACATGGCAAGGACCCCAATTCCCCTGCTTGGACGGACACCGCACAATTAGACTACTTCAATCCTGATACGCGAAAGGCGCTGATTCGCGAATTGCAACATGTTGCCAAATATTGTGATGGCGTTCGCTGTGATATGGCCATGTTGGTGCTCAATGAGGTGTTTGCACAGACGTGGGAAAATCATGTGAAGGGCGATGTCTGCCCTTCCGGGGAGTTCTGGACAGAAGCCATCTCCCTCCTGCCGGATTGTATGTGGATTGCCGAGGTATATTGGAATCGTGAATGGGAGCTTCAACAACTTGGTTTTCAGTTTACCTACGACAAAATCTTGTATGATCGGCTTCGACATTCGACCCCACACGAGGTCGCCCTGCATCTTCAGGCTGATACGATCTTTCAAAGCAAACTAGTGCGGTTTTTGGAAAACCATGATGAGCCGAGAAGTGCTGTGGCGTTCGGTAACGTCCGTCTCCCTGCGGTCGGGGTTCTGATGGCCACATTGCCCGGCATGCGTTTGTATCATCAAGGCCAACTCAGTGGAAAACGAATCCGGATTCCGGTTCAACTTTGCCGAGCCCAGGACGAACCCCCTGATGAAGCGACCGTGGCGTTTTATGACCGAATTCTGGCGATCACCAATGAAGACGTGTTTCATGCCGGGAAATGGGCCATGCTCACTGTCCATTCGGCCGGCGACGATTCTTTTAGTAATGTCGTGGCGTATCAATGGACAACCGAGCGGGTTTGGAAACTCATCGTGGTGAACCTGAGTCCCATGGTGGCCCAAGCTCATATTCGCCTGAACGGAGAGTCTGAGATTGAGCCGGGCACTTTCCCCGACTACACCATGTATGACCAGTTCAACGATTTATCCTTTGAGGGGAGCCGAAAGGATCTCATCAAAAGCGGATTGTATGTCCGTCTCGATCCATTCGAGTGCCATATTTTTTCTATGGAAGATGGGGTAATTAAGTCTGCTAAAAGGCAAAGTTAG
- the nhaR gene encoding transcriptional activator NhaR: MEWLNYHHLLYFWVIAREGTIKRACEELNLSQPALSAQLRTLEDTLGEKLFHRVGRTLVLTDVGQMAYRYAQEIFSLGQEFSNTIKGRPSHRPVKLVVGIAEVVPKMVAYKLLESAFALSDPLQMVCWEGRLEQLLGELALHSLDIVLADTAIPSTVRILGHSHLLGESGVTLFASKKLAAKYQKKFPESLDGAPFLLPTVNSMLRRGMDEWFSRVGITPRLVGEFEDGATMKAFGQAGKGVFPGSNVVAKEICRQYLVQKIGQVQDVREQFYALSVERRLKHPGVLAIVDSARKTIFRNSGSP, translated from the coding sequence ATGGAATGGCTGAATTATCATCATTTGCTGTATTTCTGGGTCATAGCCCGGGAAGGAACTATTAAGCGAGCCTGCGAAGAACTCAATTTATCCCAGCCGGCGTTAAGCGCTCAGCTTCGAACCCTCGAAGATACATTAGGAGAAAAACTGTTTCATCGCGTGGGACGGACGTTAGTCTTAACCGACGTAGGACAGATGGCCTACCGATACGCCCAAGAGATTTTTTCTCTCGGACAGGAATTCTCAAACACCATTAAAGGTCGGCCTAGTCATCGGCCGGTAAAATTGGTGGTGGGTATCGCCGAAGTGGTTCCTAAAATGGTCGCGTATAAACTTTTGGAATCCGCCTTTGCTTTATCGGATCCTCTTCAAATGGTGTGTTGGGAAGGCCGCTTGGAACAACTGTTGGGAGAATTAGCTCTCCATTCCCTGGACATTGTGCTTGCTGATACGGCCATCCCTTCTACGGTGCGGATTTTGGGACACAGTCATTTACTCGGGGAATCCGGCGTGACATTGTTTGCATCAAAAAAACTCGCCGCCAAGTATCAAAAAAAATTTCCGGAATCCCTTGATGGGGCACCGTTTCTCCTTCCAACCGTTAATTCCATGCTTCGTCGAGGAATGGATGAGTGGTTCTCCCGGGTTGGGATAACCCCCCGGTTGGTGGGAGAGTTTGAAGATGGTGCAACCATGAAAGCGTTTGGTCAGGCGGGAAAAGGAGTTTTCCCCGGATCTAACGTCGTGGCGAAGGAAATATGCCGGCAATACCTTGTTCAAAAAATAGGTCAAGTTCAAGACGTTCGAGAACAATTTTATGCTCTTTCGGTCGAACGTCGCCTGAAACATCCCGGCGTATTGGCCATTGTGGACTCAGCTAGAAAAACGATTTTTCGGAACTCTGGATCCCCATAA
- a CDS encoding sugar phosphate nucleotidyltransferase, translated as MGGAVVVSHTLQRADQFNHREKITVISQAHKEFASHQMALHAGSALLMQPRNCDTRPGVSLALSYLKFLDPDAIVIILPSDHFIFPAQRFRRLVNSSVSALTNHSDQFILLGVLPSTPETECGWVQPGSRVDRLHGLPEQHLDRICIG; from the coding sequence GTGGGGGGAGCGGTCGTTGTTTCACACACCCTGCAGCGGGCTGACCAATTTAACCATCGGGAAAAAATCACTGTCATATCTCAGGCTCACAAGGAATTTGCCTCACATCAAATGGCCCTTCACGCTGGGAGTGCCTTGCTCATGCAACCAAGAAATTGCGACACGCGACCAGGTGTGTCCCTGGCGCTTTCCTATCTCAAGTTTTTGGATCCTGATGCGATAGTTATCATCCTTCCATCCGACCATTTCATCTTCCCCGCACAGCGGTTTCGGCGTCTGGTCAACTCTTCAGTCAGTGCCCTGACAAACCATTCCGATCAATTTATCCTTCTCGGAGTCCTGCCCAGCACTCCAGAGACAGAATGCGGTTGGGTTCAACCAGGCAGTCGAGTTGACAGGCTGCATGGCCTGCCTGAGCAACACTTGGACCGCATCTGTATTGGGTAA
- a CDS encoding HlyD family efflux transporter periplasmic adaptor subunit, with amino-acid sequence MDLTPIPVKQTPTQVVFPHKVHPPRVPDRHTHFESWAAVKIPKKLYTGTRILIGFFLVFILILVFVPWTQTIKAQGQLSAYSPAERPQEIHAPLEGRILTWHVNEGMAVKKQDLLLDLVDVDSKFLAPDLLTRLDESIQALEERRETTLARADFLGRQLKEMTPLTEATTRSAESRVQEASRRIQSMVQRQAAAKVAAQTAQLNLQRSQILEAEGLLSRRELELAIQAEAAAQAERKASDAAFQEVSQSRLALTHGRVQIEAELGQRILNIRSQRAAALGEAAQASKELADLALTRSNAAQRRTASRITAPMDGTVVRMARVGAGEIVKQGDSLFTIVPDKATRAVEMWAEPLDAPLLRPGRKVRLMFHGIPTIPLPSWPELMAGTFDGTILVVDQTPDSQKRFRFWVVQDPEAAAWPPQSQVRQGTQVMGWVLLNRVPLWYELWRRVNLFPADYQGQSTYLPETFLPKAGRPGK; translated from the coding sequence ATGGACCTTACCCCCATTCCAGTTAAACAGACTCCCACTCAAGTTGTTTTTCCGCACAAGGTTCACCCGCCTCGTGTCCCTGACCGTCATACGCATTTTGAATCGTGGGCAGCCGTGAAGATTCCCAAGAAACTGTATACCGGAACCCGAATCCTCATCGGTTTTTTTCTTGTATTCATCCTGATTCTGGTTTTTGTCCCCTGGACTCAAACCATCAAGGCTCAAGGGCAGTTATCGGCCTATTCTCCTGCTGAACGCCCGCAGGAGATTCATGCACCTCTTGAAGGCCGTATCCTGACTTGGCATGTCAACGAAGGCATGGCGGTGAAAAAACAGGATTTGCTCCTTGATCTCGTGGACGTCGATTCCAAATTCCTGGCCCCGGATCTCCTCACACGGCTGGACGAATCCATTCAGGCCCTGGAAGAAAGGCGGGAGACCACGTTGGCTCGTGCCGATTTCTTGGGCAGACAACTCAAAGAAATGACCCCACTGACCGAAGCCACCACTCGATCTGCCGAATCCCGTGTCCAGGAAGCTTCAAGGCGAATCCAAAGTATGGTTCAGCGCCAGGCTGCCGCGAAGGTCGCCGCCCAAACTGCTCAACTGAATTTGCAACGTTCACAAATCCTGGAAGCCGAAGGGCTTCTTTCTCGGCGAGAACTGGAATTAGCCATTCAAGCTGAAGCCGCCGCTCAAGCTGAACGCAAAGCCAGTGACGCCGCATTTCAAGAAGTGTCTCAATCACGACTGGCCCTCACCCATGGACGAGTCCAAATTGAAGCCGAACTTGGCCAACGCATTCTGAACATTCGTTCCCAAAGGGCTGCAGCCCTGGGAGAGGCTGCTCAGGCGTCGAAGGAGTTGGCGGACCTGGCTTTAACCCGCTCCAATGCAGCCCAGCGACGAACAGCCAGCCGTATCACCGCGCCCATGGATGGCACAGTGGTCCGAATGGCACGAGTGGGAGCAGGTGAAATTGTGAAGCAAGGGGATTCGTTATTCACCATCGTCCCGGATAAGGCCACCCGGGCCGTGGAAATGTGGGCAGAACCGTTGGATGCGCCCCTTCTGAGGCCAGGAAGGAAGGTCCGACTGATGTTTCATGGCATTCCGACTATCCCACTTCCTTCCTGGCCCGAGCTAATGGCTGGAACGTTCGATGGCACCATTCTGGTGGTTGATCAAACCCCGGATTCACAAAAACGATTTCGCTTTTGGGTTGTTCAAGATCCGGAGGCCGCTGCGTGGCCACCGCAAAGTCAGGTTCGGCAAGGTACTCAGGTCATGGGATGGGTTCTGTTAAACCGGGTACCTCTTTGGTATGAATTGTGGAGGCGTGTGAATCTCTTCCCGGCTGACTATCAAGGACAATCAACCTATCTTCCCGAGACGTTTCTCCCCAAGGCCGGACGTCCGGGGAAATAA
- a CDS encoding TolC family protein: MPRNLMTLSYLFAGAVLVWSPLPDTFALETTTSRYDAVTRSLRLETVLSLVETQHPLLHGSRTEKLEAQGKLLKALGAFEPILVNDLEVERLVKDGKTKSVGFNDTMIQMRHPWGLQGFAGWRTGLGDVEVADLGVNQTNQPLLGLVFPLLRGLGTNPEKGELEKSKLAEQEATLHIQQTRQDLYLGAATQYWRWVAAWKAVDLRQQALEVSKVRLQQLTRQAEAGAVAEFDVTEAHQEVQRRLENVIKAKREAEQEQFKLSLFVWDHGSPMVFGLQSVPDFPSPTSTSGNQSRETDVDLAQQRRPEILQITLEAARNHIDLGVAKNNLLPDLRAEAEPTRKPGEFVLGLGYRFGLQLSFPFLQKDATGQQMQMKAKAERLLWDQQYRMQQVALDIDNANSALLRAEERMQAASQALIYARSLVKGERTRFQVGATNLLFVNLRERNVVDAEVIYIQAQAEYHQAQAFYQWATGHWTQPVA, encoded by the coding sequence ATGCCACGAAATCTCATGACACTTTCCTACCTGTTCGCAGGCGCGGTTCTTGTATGGTCTCCTCTACCCGATACATTCGCGCTGGAGACCACGACTTCCCGGTACGATGCGGTCACACGATCACTTCGCTTAGAAACCGTGCTGTCGTTGGTTGAGACACAACATCCACTGTTGCATGGGAGTCGGACTGAAAAACTGGAAGCGCAAGGGAAATTACTGAAAGCTCTTGGTGCATTTGAACCCATCCTGGTCAATGATTTGGAGGTGGAGCGACTGGTCAAAGACGGCAAAACCAAAAGTGTGGGGTTCAACGACACCATGATTCAGATGCGGCATCCCTGGGGACTCCAAGGATTTGCCGGATGGCGAACCGGTCTGGGAGATGTGGAGGTGGCTGATCTCGGAGTTAACCAGACCAATCAACCTCTGTTAGGCCTCGTGTTTCCCTTACTACGAGGATTGGGCACCAATCCAGAAAAGGGGGAACTGGAAAAATCCAAACTGGCAGAACAGGAAGCCACTCTTCATATTCAACAAACCCGCCAAGATCTGTATTTGGGTGCTGCTACCCAATATTGGAGATGGGTGGCCGCCTGGAAAGCTGTGGATTTGCGCCAACAAGCCTTGGAAGTCTCCAAGGTTCGCCTTCAACAACTGACCCGACAGGCTGAAGCCGGTGCCGTCGCGGAATTTGATGTCACCGAAGCCCACCAGGAAGTCCAACGCCGACTGGAGAATGTCATTAAAGCCAAACGGGAAGCCGAACAGGAACAGTTCAAGCTGTCCCTCTTTGTCTGGGACCATGGTTCCCCTATGGTCTTCGGTTTGCAGTCGGTCCCAGACTTTCCTTCTCCCACTTCGACTTCAGGTAACCAATCTCGGGAAACTGATGTTGATCTGGCACAACAACGCCGGCCGGAAATTCTTCAAATTACACTTGAGGCGGCGCGAAATCATATTGATCTTGGTGTCGCCAAAAATAATTTGCTCCCTGATCTTCGGGCAGAGGCTGAACCAACCAGGAAACCCGGAGAATTTGTGCTGGGTCTGGGTTACCGCTTCGGGCTCCAACTCAGCTTTCCATTCTTACAAAAAGATGCAACAGGCCAACAAATGCAAATGAAAGCCAAGGCGGAACGATTACTGTGGGATCAGCAATACCGTATGCAACAAGTGGCGTTGGATATCGACAATGCCAACTCGGCTTTATTACGAGCGGAAGAACGGATGCAGGCGGCTTCTCAAGCCCTCATCTACGCCCGCTCTCTTGTGAAAGGCGAAAGAACCCGGTTTCAGGTGGGGGCCACTAATTTACTTTTTGTGAATCTTCGGGAACGAAATGTAGTGGATGCAGAAGTCATCTATATCCAGGCCCAAGCCGAATATCATCAGGCCCAAGCCTTTTATCAATGGGCCACCGGCCATTGGACCCAGCCCGTGGCATAG
- a CDS encoding ABC transporter ATP-binding protein translates to MNKKVLQHVGVFLKQERQLLLTILMYSLAVGAFSLIIPLTVQELVNTFALAIQPIMVVTLVSIMAGVLAFVGVFKVLQFYATDLLERRIFVRMTLAFARTFPSIQETHFRGEYASRFFEIVFMQRAVAGLLVDLTNVVVSGFIGMTLLVLYHPYFLVFDLLLLLAVGIIGVLGQGGLHTTLHMSETKYATYHWFQEVADNLSHFKSSQSRDLILQKADSLAHAYVHARESRLRVLIRQYIGSISLQVLLHTGLLGTAGWLLSNGELTLGQLVAAEVIIATLLVNLDSVVKRTYVIFYFLTALTEIQHIFSLPKDHQTSAQFVSFPEVSPKGIGLSISHVGGLPPPWPHAFELTIDLKPGEKWALVTVTESQRLQVSRLLAGLDDPPHGTIRYNGIDIRDLHPDAVNGIRGLVLSRDLSLFEATFLENITLGRKDLSTEDLLWVLNFVDLQKETETFPEGLQTMVQYGGKNFSPSQTIQILLARALIARPKLLVVDGGLHEIPSPQRETILGRICAAESPWTVVIVTTDPNVKTFVQQSVSLH, encoded by the coding sequence ATGAACAAAAAAGTCCTCCAGCATGTGGGGGTTTTTCTCAAACAGGAGCGCCAACTTCTTCTGACGATTCTCATGTATTCGTTGGCCGTTGGTGCATTTTCACTTATTATTCCGCTCACGGTCCAGGAGCTGGTGAATACCTTTGCGTTGGCCATCCAACCGATTATGGTTGTCACGCTGGTCAGTATTATGGCCGGGGTCCTCGCATTTGTCGGAGTGTTCAAGGTCCTTCAGTTTTACGCCACAGATCTTCTTGAACGGCGAATTTTTGTTCGCATGACTCTGGCCTTTGCCCGAACATTTCCCTCTATACAAGAAACACATTTCCGCGGCGAATATGCCAGCCGGTTTTTCGAAATTGTTTTTATGCAACGGGCCGTTGCCGGTTTATTGGTAGACCTTACCAACGTGGTGGTGAGTGGGTTCATTGGCATGACGTTGCTTGTCCTGTATCACCCGTACTTTCTGGTTTTTGATCTCCTTCTCCTCCTGGCTGTAGGAATCATCGGAGTATTAGGCCAAGGGGGACTTCACACTACCCTGCACATGTCGGAGACCAAATATGCCACCTATCATTGGTTTCAGGAAGTGGCGGACAATCTCAGTCACTTTAAATCCAGCCAGAGTCGGGATCTCATCTTACAGAAAGCCGATTCCCTGGCCCACGCCTATGTCCATGCGAGAGAGTCCAGGCTCAGGGTGCTGATAAGGCAATACATTGGGTCTATTTCTCTTCAAGTCCTTCTGCATACGGGTCTGTTGGGGACAGCGGGGTGGCTGTTGAGTAACGGGGAGCTGACCTTAGGCCAACTCGTGGCTGCGGAAGTCATCATCGCGACACTTCTTGTTAATTTGGATTCGGTCGTTAAGCGCACCTATGTGATTTTTTATTTTTTAACCGCGTTAACCGAGATTCAACATATTTTTTCTCTTCCCAAAGACCATCAAACTTCAGCTCAGTTCGTCAGCTTTCCAGAGGTTTCCCCCAAAGGGATCGGGCTTTCTATCTCCCATGTTGGCGGTTTGCCTCCTCCCTGGCCACATGCCTTTGAACTCACCATAGATCTGAAGCCTGGAGAAAAATGGGCATTGGTGACCGTAACGGAATCCCAACGATTACAGGTTTCTAGACTGTTAGCGGGTTTGGATGATCCACCACACGGAACTATTCGCTACAATGGGATTGATATTCGTGACCTTCATCCTGATGCCGTGAATGGCATTCGTGGTCTGGTGTTGAGTAGGGATTTATCACTTTTTGAAGCCACGTTCTTGGAAAACATCACATTGGGACGAAAGGACCTGTCAACCGAGGATTTACTGTGGGTTTTAAATTTTGTTGATTTGCAGAAAGAAACAGAGACTTTCCCAGAAGGTTTGCAAACGATGGTTCAATATGGTGGGAAAAATTTTTCACCCAGTCAGACTATTCAAATTTTATTAGCCCGGGCCTTGATCGCTCGCCCGAAACTGCTGGTGGTCGATGGTGGGCTTCATGAAATTCCTTCACCTCAACGTGAGACCATTCTTGGCAGGATCTGTGCGGCTGAGAGCCCATGGACAGTGGTAATTGTCACCACTGATCCCAACGTCAAAACGTTTGTCCAGCAAAGTGTATCATTACACTAA
- a CDS encoding cytochrome c, whose protein sequence is MQDATTSYFFEVQWVHSIQKAPIPLSLLFPLLTWACLLLWPGEVQAQQTTTIDAGETMYRLHCLRCHGKAGDGRGPDSSALIVPPTDFHSPQSTAKSELDLRAIVIWGLVFSPMHGWWDRLSSEEIREVINYIRQLAPYQPRI, encoded by the coding sequence TTGCAAGATGCGACAACATCGTACTTCTTTGAGGTTCAGTGGGTTCACTCAATACAAAAAGCACCAATTCCTCTCAGCCTTCTTTTCCCCCTCCTCACCTGGGCCTGTCTTCTGTTATGGCCGGGAGAAGTCCAGGCTCAACAGACCACAACGATCGATGCGGGAGAAACAATGTATCGTCTGCATTGCCTCCGGTGTCATGGGAAGGCCGGCGACGGAAGGGGCCCGGATTCATCCGCATTAATCGTGCCCCCCACAGATTTCCATTCTCCGCAATCCACAGCCAAAAGTGAGTTAGACCTTCGTGCGATTGTTATTTGGGGCTTGGTCTTTAGCCCCATGCATGGTTGGTGGGATCGATTAAGTTCAGAGGAGATTCGAGAGGTGATCAACTATATCCGGCAATTAGCCCCCTACCAACCCAGGATCTAA
- a CDS encoding CBS domain-containing protein yields the protein MSLHAIATVGLRTIQQIATLHDFSFHHDQNGLAITKELLASSLPGGPVVDPNGHCVGFISQFDVLAVLEAGRDVSQLTAEEIMVPDPIAIPISTTLAEAVKIMKDHTFLVLPVEENGLMIGCLTRQNLLHAWVDLGLEQKD from the coding sequence ATGAGTCTTCACGCAATAGCCACAGTCGGCCTCAGAACAATCCAGCAAATCGCCACACTCCATGATTTCTCTTTTCATCACGATCAGAATGGATTGGCCATTACAAAAGAACTCCTCGCGTCTTCCCTTCCAGGCGGGCCAGTTGTTGATCCTAATGGGCACTGTGTTGGGTTCATCAGCCAATTTGATGTGCTGGCCGTGCTTGAAGCGGGACGAGATGTCAGCCAATTAACCGCTGAGGAGATCATGGTGCCGGACCCCATCGCAATTCCTATTTCCACCACATTAGCGGAGGCTGTCAAAATCATGAAAGACCATACTTTTCTGGTACTTCCAGTAGAGGAAAATGGTTTGATGATAGGATGCCTGACCCGGCAGAATCTTTTGCATGCATGGGTAGATCTGGGATTAGAGCAAAAAGACTAA
- a CDS encoding PAS domain-containing protein yields the protein MPSEQEKFRIMADTMPGVIWIAGMDTRGTYFNKSWLMFTGRTLEETLRTTWTEAVHPDDRQRGKDGQYC from the coding sequence CTGCCAAGCGAGCAAGAGAAATTCCGCATCATGGCCGATACGATGCCCGGCGTGATCTGGATTGCTGGAATGGATACGCGCGGCACGTATTTCAATAAGTCATGGCTGATGTTTACGGGGCGAACTCTGGAGGAAACGCTGAGGACGACGTGGACGGAAGCGGTTCATCCCGATGACCGTCAGCGCGGGAAGGATGGCCAATATTGTTGA